A single window of Botrytis cinerea B05.10 chromosome 15, complete sequence DNA harbors:
- the Bchda1 gene encoding Bchda1, translating into MDTLGPPLLRSNSDLDMQPNTQERLHLQQQQIQLHENVHAGSINAVLSNGNGNGFVDPRVLTTTEDMTITYDYHDPEDEIYSSSSSSEDTKIIAMPRQAYLPSGVCYDDRMKLHTSGDYSDNTAHPEDPRRIEHIMRAFKDAGLVYTGNAENVEKILKESPNKYMQRIMARLARKDEICLAHTAFHYDWVESLLSMTSEELREANQRYDTGRKSLYVGPCTYDAALVAAGGAIETCKHVVVGNVKNAIAIIRPPGHHAEENEALGFCVFNNVPIAAKVCMADYPEICRKVLILDWDIHHGNGTQNMFYDDPNVLYISLHVYDNGQFYPGQPDDPSLPDGGNDKVGRGAGLGKNVNIGWVSQGMGDGEYMAAFQRIVMPIAQEFDPDLVIISAGFDAAAGDELGGCFVTPACYSHMTHMLMSLADGKVAVCLEGGYNLAAISQSALAVAKTLMGEPPIRLPLPPLNRTAAGVFEEVKYYQSEYWQCMRSGVVDYKDPKFRRALRLDDQIRNGQSNTLKTNYRMTSLWIQRHQLARSFDNQVMVTPYINLAKRLLIIVHDPPTLYASPDPDTAQIALHNAFVVEPPVNDFIAWAIENKIGVMDINIPLNTDVALPATSRYPPHPGMTELESQMKDLVCYIWDNFIQLYDSDNIMLMGVGDSYLGIKQLLTSRDCRNRLAGILAFITGSLRPVKSETDSALSSWYKANSEIYVADKHACWNDEDSIRKVKKQRFGKVVRSEETDLASMLQIHQSRAKKWMLAKFDEKAVDDQVMVMGDEIPVTNIDGGNMSTMMETQFV; encoded by the exons ATGGACACATTAGGACCCCCGTTACTGCGGTCAAACAGTGATCTAGATATGCAGCCGAATACACAGGAACGTTTGCATTTACAGCAGCAACAGATTCAACTTCATGAAAATGTCCATGCAGGATCTATCAACGCGGTGTTGTCAAACGGCAATGGTAATGGATTTGTTGACCCCAGAGTCCTAACTACCACGGAAGACATGACTATCACTTATGATTATCATGACCCAGAGgatgaaatatattcatcatcatcatcatcagaagaTACAAAGATCATAGCTATGCCACGCCAAGCATATCTCCCTTCTGGGGTTTGTTATGACGATCGAATGAAGCTCCACACCTCTGGAGACTATTCAGATAATACGGCACACCCAGAAGACCCTCGACGGATAGAACATATAATGAGAGCCTTTAAAGACGCTGGCTTAGTCTATACTGGCAATGCGGAAAATGTCGAGAAAATTCTCAAGGAATCACCTAACAAGTATATGCAGCGTATCATGGCAAGATTAGCTCGAAAGGACGAGATCTGCCTGGCACATACTGCATTTCACTATGACTGGGTTGAATCCTTGTTAAGCATGACTTCTGAAGAATTGCGCGAAGCAAATCAAAGATATGATACTGGTCGAAAGTCACTTTATGTTGGACCTTGTACTTACGACGCTGCACTGGTCGCCGCAGGTGGTGCGATAGAAACTTGCAAACACGTTGTTGTGGGGAATGTAAAAAATGCTATTGCCATTATTCGACCGCCTGGACATCACGCCGAAGAGAATGAAGCGCTAGGATTTTGTGTCTTCAATAACGTACCTATCGCTGCTAAAGTTTGTATGGCAGATTATCCTGAGATATGTAGAAAGGTATTGATTCTGGATTGGGATATTCACCATGGAAACGGCACCCAGAACATGTTTTATGACGATCCAAACGTCTTATATATCTCACTTCATGTATATGACAATGGCCAATTTTATCCCGGTCAGCCTGATGATCCTAGTCTTCCCGACGGTGGTAATGATAAAGTCGGTCGTGGAGCCGGCCTTGGCAAGAATGTCAATATCGGATGGGTCTCTCAAGGtatgggagatggggagtACATGGCAGCATTCCAAAGGATCGTTATGCCTATTGCCCAAGAGTTCGATCCCGACCTTGTCATTATTTCTGCAGGATTTGACGCTGCCGCGGGAGACGAACTTGGAGGATGTTTTGTAACACCAGCCTGCTATTCTCACATGACCCATATGCTCATGTCTCTTGCTGATGGGAAGGTGGCAGTCTGTCTCGAGGGTGGTTATAATTTAGCAGCAATCTCACAATCTGCTCTTGCAGTCGCCAAAACTTTAATGGGAGAACCACCAATTAgacttcctcttccaccgTTGAATAGAACTGCTGCCGGAGTTTTCGAAGAAGTCAAATACTATCAATCTGAGTATTGGCAATGTATGCGATCTGGAGTCGTTGACTACAAAGACCCAAAATTTAGAAGAGCCCTTCGTCTTGATGATCAAATCAGAAATGGACAAAGTAATACATTGAAGACTAACTATCGGATGACTTCCTTGTGGATTCAACGGCACCAACTAGCAAGATCCTTTGATAATCAAGTTATGGTTACGCCATATATCAATCTTGCGAAGAGATTATTGATAATCGTTCATGATCC TCCGACATTGTATGCTTCCCCTGATCCAGACACAGCTCAAATCGCCTTACATAACGCCTTTGTT GTCGAACCTCCAGTTAATGATTTTATCGCCTGGGCCATTGAGAATAAAATCGGTGTAATGGATATCAACATCCCGTTGAACACAGACGTTGCTCTCCCTGCCACTAGTCGTTACCCACCCCACCCTGGTATGACTGAGCTTGAAAGTCAAATGAAAGATCTTGTTTGCTATATTTGGGACAATTTTATCCAACTTTACGACTCAGACAATATCATGCTTATGGGCGTTGGGGACTCTTACCTTGGCATTAAACAGTTACTCACCTCTAGAGATTGCCGCAATCGCCTTGCCGGGATACTTGCCTTTATAACTGGTAGTCTTCGACCTGTCAAGAGCGAAACGGATTCAGCTCTGAGTAGTTGGTACAAGGCAAATAGTGAGATCTACGTTGCTGACAAGCATGCGTGTTGGAATGACGAAGATAGTATTAGGAAGGTTAAGAAACAGCGATTTGGAAAGGTGGTGCGAAGTGAAGAGACGGACTTGGCAAGTATGTTGCAGATACATCAGTCAAGGGCAAAGAAGTGGATGCTCGCAAAGTTTGACGAGAAAGCGGTAGACGACCAGGTTATGGTGATGGGGGATGAGATCCCGGTCACTAATATTGACGGTGGTAATATGTCAACAATGATGGAGACTCAATTTGTGTAA
- the Bcatp2 gene encoding Bcatp2, with protein MFRSAIQNSALRASRSAFRPALSTGLRAASARFASDSAVHGKIHQVIGAVVDVKFDTEKLPPILNALETTNGGNKLILEVAQHLGENVVRTIAMDGTEGLVRGHRATDTGAPITVPVGAGTLGRIMNVTGDPIDERGPIKCDKRLPIHADAPPFTEQSTAAEVLVTGIKVVDLLAPYARGGKIGLFGGAGVGKTVFIQELINNIAKAHGGYSVFTGVGERTREGNDLYKEMQETSVIQLDGDSKVALVFGQMNEPPGARARVALTGLTIAEEFREQGQDVLLFIDNIFRFTQAGSEVSALLGRIPSAVGYQPTLAVDMGLMQERITTTTKGSITSVQAVYVPADDLTDPAPATTFAHLDATTVLSRGISELGIYPAVDPLDSKSRMLDPRVVGQDHYDTATRVQQMLQEYKSLQDIIAILGMDELSEADKLTVERARKLQRFLSQPFTVAHVFTGIEGVLVDLKTTISSFKSIMNGEGDDLPEGAFYMVGDFASARVKGEKILADLEKQ; from the exons ATGTTCAGGAG CGCCATCCAAAACTCTGCCCTCCGGGCTTCAAGAAGCGCCTTCAGACCAGCTTTGTCAACTGGTTTAAGAGCTGCTTCTGCTAGATTTGCTAGTGATAGTGCAGTACACGGCAAGATCCATCAAGTCATTGGTGCCGTCGTTGATG TTAAATTCGATACCGAGAAGCTCCCACCCATTCTTAACGCCCTCGAGACCACTAACGGTGGTAACAAACTCATCCTTGAGGTCGCA CAACATTTGGGAGAGAATGTCGTCAGAACTATTGCTATGGATG GTACCGAAGGTTTAGTCCGTGGTCACCGCGCAACCGACACTGGAGCCCCAATCACGGTACCAGTCGGTGCAGGAACCCTCGGTCGTATCATGAACGTTACTGGTGACCCAATCGATGAACGTGGACCCATTAAGTGTGACAAGAGACTACCAATTCACGCCGATGCCCCACCTTTCACTGAACAATCTACCGCTGCCGAAGTTTTGGTCACTGGTATCAAGGTCGTCGATTTACTCGCTCCTTACGCTCGTGGTGGAAAGATTGGTCTCTTCGGAGGAGCCGGTGTCGGAAAGACTGTGTTCATTCAAGAGTTGATTAACAACATCGCCAAGGCACACGGTGGTTACTCCGTTTTCACTGGTGTTGGTGAGCGTACTCGTGAGGGTAACGATTTGTACAAGGAGATGCAAGAGACCTCCGTCATCCAACTTGATGGAGACTCCAAGGTCGCTTTGGTCTTCGGTCAAATGAACGAGCCTCCCGGAGCTCGTGCTCGTGTTGCTCTTACTGGC TTAACGATAGCTGAAGAGTTCCGAGAACAGGGACAAGATG TTTTGCTCTTTATTGATAACATTTTCCGATTTACTCAAGCTGGATCTGAAGTCAGTGCGCTCCTTGGTAGAATTCCTTCTGCTGTCGGTTACCAACCTACTCTCGCCGTCGACATGGGTCTTATGCAAGAACGTattaccaccaccaccaaggGTTCCATTACCTCCGTCCAAGCTGTCTACGTACCAGCTGATGATTTGACTGATCCTGCCCCTGCTACTACCTTCGCCCATTTGGACGCCACCACTGTCTTGTCCCGTGGTATCTCTGAGTTGGGTATTTACCCAGCTGTCGATCCCCTTGACTCCAAATCCCGTATGTTGGATCCTCGTGTTGTCGGACAAGATCACTACGATACCGCCACCCGTGTCCAACAAATGTTGCAAGAGTACAAGTCCCTCCAAGATATCATTGCCATTCTCGGTATGGATGAATTGTCAGAAGCTGATAAGTTGACTGTCGAGCGTGCCCGTAAATTGCAAAGATTCTTGTCTCAACCATTTACCGTCGCACACGTTTTCACCGGTATCGAGGGTGTTCTCGTTGACTTGAAGACCACAATCTCCAGTTTCAAATCTATCATGAACGGAGAGGGTGATGATTTGCCAGAAGGTGCTTTCTATATGGTTGGTGACTTTGCATCAGCACGTGTTaagggagagaagattcTCGCTGATTT GGAGAAGCaatag
- the Bcmcx1 gene encoding Bcmcx1 → MSPMSGLNRISHSNPRLLRTCHRSLHVSSIRRYRDAQFRRSDYDGQGWTSSYEPGAPTKGPLSQASKHGVPTLTPLSLKNHLDKFVVGQDRAKKVTCVAIYNHYQRVRELRRQEAEEQERRDQYSRRHLYERERSSHPVDNEYVGHAIQTADLNASYREREYEEEPELGSRPLEDPSQNRTIIEKSNLMLLGPSGVGKTYILQTLARVLEVPFATVDCSSLTQAGYIGTDIESSIERLLLASSNSIQKCETGIIFFDEIDKLAKPAVMTHGRDVSGEGVQQGLLKMIEGTTVTVNAKSDKNASNSNRSMDRGGREASPPARSEQYTIDTSNILFVFAGAFIGLEKIISQRLSTGSSIGFNSSLSSSSSSFFSSNPSKENQKDILVHATSTDLQAYGLIPELLGRIPITTSLSPLSLPQLVSILTEPRNSLVKQYTALFETYGSHGIILQFTKLALEAIASRALYGSSSPSSKENKGKGEKGTGIGARGLRSIMENVLQEIMFIGPSSPNIRYVLVDEAFVKGLESTSTSSINIENEGIDGTGETRLPRCFPRNQRNIFEEAIELEEELWKQRNGILEKQKDGKEGKEGEGDGDGDKSMVSFQEYRVVVERGM, encoded by the exons ATGTCCCCGATGTCGGGACTCAACCGGATCTCCCATTCCAATCCTCGACTCCTAAGAACTTGCCACCGGTCTCTTCATGTATCATCCATTAGACGTTATCGAGATGCACAGTTCAGACGCTCTGATTATGATGGACAAGGTTGGACTTCATCATACGAGCCAGGTGCTCCAACAAAAGGTCCCCTATCGCAGGCTTCTAAACATGGGGTTCCAACCCTCACCCCTTTGTCGTTGAAAAACCACTTGGATAAATTCGTTGTTGGACAAGATAGAGCCAAAAAGGTCACATGTGTGGCTATTTACAATCATTATCAACGGGTTCGAGAGTTGAGAAGACAGGAAGCCGAGGAACAGGAAAGGAGGGACCAGTATAGTAGGAGGCATCTATATGAACGGGAGCGTAGTAGTCATCCTGTTGACA ATGAATACGTTGGTCACGCCATTCAAACTGCCGACCTGAATGCTTCGTACCGTGAGCGCGAGTATGAAGAAGAACCCGAGCTAGGTTCCAGACCACTAGAAGACCCGTCTCAAAATCGTACTATCATTGAGAAATCAAATCTCATGTTATTGGGACCGTCCGGTGTCGGGAAAACCTACATACTCCAGACTCTAGCCCGTGTCCTCGAAGTTCCCTTTGCAACAGTCGATTGTTCTTCCCTAACCCAGGCTGGCTACATTGGAACTGATATTGAATCATCCATTGAACGTTTACTCTTGGCttcatccaattccattcaaaaGTGTGAAACGGGAATTATCTTCTTCGATGAAATCGACAAATTAGCCAAACCGGCTGTTATGACCCATGGCCGTGACGTGTCAGGCGAAGGTGTCCAACAGGGTCTTCTCAAAATGATTGAAGGAACCACGGTCACTGTAAACGCCAAATCTGATAAAAATGCTTCCAACTCAAACCGAAGCATGGATCGTGGAGGCCGAGAAGCAAGTCCCCCTGCTAGAAGCGAACAATATACGATTGACACCTCAAATATCCTCTTCGTATTCGCCGGCGCCTTCATTGGGCTCGAGAAAATAATCTCTCAACGGCTTTCAACCGGTTCATCCATCGGGTTTAattcttccctctcctcctcatcttcgtccttcttttcctccaacccatcaaaagaaaaccaAAAGGATATCCTTGTCCATGCCACCTCCACAGACCTCCAAGCCTATGGTCTCATACCCGAACTACTCGGCAGAATTCCAATAACTACATCGctttctcccctctctcttcctcaattAGTATCCATTCTTACGGAACCTCGCAATTCTTTAGTAAAACAATACACTGCGCTATTTGAAACCTATGGTTCTCATGGTATCATCCTCCAATTTACTAAATTGGCTCTAGAAGCCATTGCTTCTCGAGCTCTCTACggttcctcttctccttcatctaaGGAGAACAAAGgcaaaggagaaaaaggaacAGGCATCGGAGCAAGAGGTCTCCGTTCCATTATGGAAAACGTTTTGCAAGAAATTATGTTCATAGGTCCCTCGTCACCTAATATCCGCTATGTCCTTGTGGATGAAGCATTTGTCAAGGGTCTCgaatctacatctacatcctccataaatatagaaaacgAAGGAATAGATGGAACGGGTGAAACGCGTCTTCCCCGCTGTTTTCCACGCAACCAAAGAAACATCTTCGAAGAAGCAATCGAGCTCGAAGAAGAGCTCTGGAAACAGCGAAACGGTATTTTAGAGAAGCAGAAGGAtgggaaggaggggaaagaaggtgaaggtgatggtgatggtgacaAGTCCATGGTCAGTTTCCAGGAATATAGGGTTGTGGTTGAGAGGGGGATGTGA
- the Bcglc3 gene encoding Bcglc3 — protein sequence MANVNELATTSIMENAPPKGIPNDGTGVIQLDPWLEPFRDSLKHRFSKAQQWIKTIDDTEGGIEKFSRGTEKFGFNVDKKNNITYREWAPSASQAFLIGDFNDWNRESHPMKKDPFGVFEIVLPAKNGKPVVAHNSKIKISMITPSGERIERIPAWIKYVTQDLSVSPVYDARFWNPPESERYVFKHPRPKKPASVRVYEAHVGISSPELRVSTYKEFTKNMLPRINHLGYNVIQLMAIMEHAYYASFGYQINSFFAASSRYGTPDDLKELIDTAHGLGITVLLDVVHSHASKNVLDGLNEFDGTDSCYFHEGPKGKHELWDSRLFNYGSHEVLRFLLSNLRFWMDEYNFDGFRFDGVTSMLYTHHGIGTGFSGGYHEYFGPAVDEDGVVYLMIANEMLHQLYPDSISIAEDVSGMPALCLPLALGGVGFDYRLAMAIPDMWIKILKEKKDDEWDLGNICFTLTNRRHGEKTIAYCESHDQALVGDKSIMMHLCDAEMYTNMSRLTEFTPIIERGMALHKMIRLLTSGLGGEGYLNFEGNEFGHPEWLDFPREGNNNSFWYARRQFNLPDDDLLRYKALNEFDSHMQHLEEKYGWLHSDQAYISLKNESDKVIVFERAGLLWIFNFNPTQSFVDYRVGVEQEGTYKAVLNTDTKDVGGFERIDSSTRFFTTPFAWNDRKNFIQVYIPTRTAIVLALESTL from the exons ATGGCTAATGTAAATGAACTGGCAACTACTTCAATCATGGAGAACGCACCACCCAAGGGAATCCCAAATGACGGAACTG GCGTTATCCAACTTGATCCATGGCTCGAACCATTCAGAGATTCTTTGAAACACAGATTCTCAAAAGCACAGCAATGGATTAAAACCATCGACGATACCGAAGGTGGTATTGAGAAATTCAGCAGA GGTACCGAGAAGTTTGGATTTAATGTCGATAAGAAGAACAACATTACATATAGGGAATGGGCTCCGAGTGCGTCACAAGCATTCTTGATTGGCGATTTCA ACGATTGGAACCGCGAGTCTCACCCTATGAAGAAGGATCCTTTTGGAGTTTTCGAAATTGTTCTACCTGCAAAGAATGGCAAGCCAGTTGTCGCACataattctaaaattaaG ATCTCTATGATTACACCTTCCGGCGAACGAATTGAACGAATTCCCGCATGGATCAAATATGTCACACAAGACCTCTCCGTCTCCCCAGTTTACGATGCTCGATTTTGGAACCCACCTGAGTCCGAACGATATGTCTTCAAGCACCCCAGACCAAAGAAGCCAGCAAGTGTTAGAGTATATGAGGCACACGTTGGTATTTCTTCCCCGGAACTACGAGTTTCCACATACAAGGAGTTCACCAAGAACATGCTACCAAGAATAAATCATTTGGGTTATAATGTTATTCAGCTTATGGCTATCATGGAGCACGCATATTATGCCAGTTTCGGTTATCAAATCAACAGTTTCTTTGCTGCAAGCAGTCGATATGGTACACCTGATGACCTGAAAGAGCTTATAGATACCGCACATGGACTTGGGATCACTGTGCTGCTTGACGTGGTTCACAGTCACGCTTCCAAAAATGTGTTGGATGGGCTCAACGAGTTCGATGGAACTGACAGCTGCTATTTCCACGAGGGTCCTAAAGGAAAGCATGAGTTGTGGGATAGTAGACTTTTCAACTATGGATCTCATGAAGTCTTGAGATTCTTGCTCAGCAATTTGAGATtctggatggatgaatacaACTTTGACGGATTTCGATTTGACGGTGTTACGAGCATGCTTTATACCCATCATGGAATCGGCACGGGATTTTCTGGTGGTTACCATGAGTACTTTGGTCCAGCTGTTGATGAGGACGGTGTCGTCTACCTCATGATTGCCAATGAGATGTTGCACCAACTTTATCCAGATTCGATATCTATTGCAGAAGATGTTTCGGGAATGCCCGCTCTGTGCTTACCATTAGCACTCGGTGGTGTAGGGTTTGATTACAGACTTGCTATGGCCATTCCTGATATGTGGATCAAGATcctcaaagaaaagaaggacgACGAATGGGATCTTGGAAATATCTGCTTTACTTTGACAAACAGACGTCATGGTGAGAAGACCATCGCATACTGCGAGAGTCACGATCAAGCATTGGTCGGAGATAAGTCCATTATGATGCACTTGTGTGACGCAGAGATGTATACAAATATGTCAAGACTTACAGAGTTCACGCCAATTATCGAGCGTGGAATGGCATTACACAAGATGATTCGCCTCCTGACATCCGGTCTTGGAGGTGAAGGTTATCTTAATTTCGAGGGTAACGAATTCGGTCATCCAGAATGGCTCGACTTCCCTCGTGAAGGCAATAACAACAGCTTTTGGTATGCACGTCGTCAATTTAACCTTCCAGATGATGATCTTCTTCGTTACAAAGCATTGAACGAGTTCGATTCTCATATGCAAcatcttgaagaaaagtATGGATGGTTACACAGCGATCAAGCTTACATTAGCTTGAAGAATGAGTCTGATAAGGTCATTGTCTTTGAGCGAGCTGGCTTGTTATggatcttcaatttcaacccAACACAAAGTTTCGTAGATTACAGAGTTGGCGTGGAACAAGAGGGTACTTACAAAGCTGTTCTCAACACTGATACCAAGGATGTTGGAGGGTTCGAAAGAATCGACTCTTCAACACGCTTCTTCACAACACCTTTTGCATGGAACGACAGAAAGAACTTTATTCAAGTATATATTCCAACCCGTACAGCAATC GTGTTGGCACTCGAATCTACACTATAA